AGGATCGTCGCCCTGCAGTGAGGACAGGTGCGCGATTTTCCGACGGTTGCCTGAGCCGTCGAGCTCATGAGACCGCGCTTGTCTCCATTCTCAGGCGGGACGGCGTTGCGGCTTTCTCTTCCCATCCGAACTCGGCCTGTCCACGCATTCTGGATCCGGCTGCAACGGTGAGCGAGCCTGCCTTGAGATCGCCGTTCAGCACTCCGGTCTCGAGCAGCTCGACGCGCGATGCCGCGTCTACATTCCCCTCGAGCTCACCGGCAATGATGACCGCGCTCGCTCGCACGCCACCTGTTACCTTTGCGCCTTGCTCGATCGTCAGATTGCCG
This portion of the Gemmatimonadaceae bacterium genome encodes:
- a CDS encoding polymer-forming cytoskeletal protein, producing the protein MAIWKDQTSSNAKEPTPVPLDRVPPKTEDSFSSGSSNYNQPARSTQRESKETLIAENLAIEGKIEGAGNVRVAGRFKGDVHVDGNLTIEQGAKVTGGVRASAVIIAGELEGNVDAASRVELLETGVLNGDLKAGSLTVAAGSRMRGQAEFGWEEKAATPSRLRMETSAVS